The proteins below come from a single Deltaproteobacteria bacterium genomic window:
- the clpS gene encoding ATP-dependent Clp protease adapter ClpS, producing MKRFDNDTDLDHGVVTETEKKLKKPPLYKVLLHNDDFTTMEFVVYILQSVFHHPPTKATQIMLHVHRRGMGVAGVYTYEIAETRVDQVHELAKKYQFPLKCTMEEA from the coding sequence ATGAAACGGTTCGATAACGATACCGACCTGGACCATGGAGTTGTCACCGAGACCGAAAAGAAGCTGAAGAAGCCACCGCTCTACAAGGTGTTGCTCCATAACGATGACTTCACCACCATGGAGTTCGTTGTGTACATTTTGCAGTCGGTGTTCCATCACCCGCCCACGAAGGCGACACAGATTATGCTGCACGTGCATCGTCGCGGCATGGGGGTGGCCGGAGTGTACACCTACGAAATCGCCGAGACGAGGGTGGATCAGGTGCACGAATTGGCGAAGAAGTACCAATTCCCTCTGAAGTGCACCATGGAAGAGGCCTGA
- a CDS encoding M1 family metallopeptidase, giving the protein MSDARTYGSVAIDESSYKLPATVRPERYQIRLTPDLSAFTFAGEETVSLRILASVTEIVLNAAELQIHTAAVQLHNGSTIPGTVALDEINERAMLTFSQPLPPGSWQLHLTFSGILNDKLHGFYRSSYKDANGQEKMLASTQFESTDARRAFPCWDEPAHKAVFQTTLVIPDHLTAISNTSIVRETVLPDTGCKEVVFADTIKMSTYLVAFIVGEFQGTAPDHVDHAPLRVWAVPGKQHLAKFGQEIGVASLKFFSEYYNYPYPGDKLDLIAIPDFASGAMENLGAITFRETALLVDEQTAARSEMERVADVVAHENAHMWFGDLVTMRWWNGLWLNEAFATFMEMLAVDHCKPEWQRWTSFSVSRAAAMLVDGLKSTRPIEFPVHRPEEAAGMFDVLTYEKGAAVLRMLEQYLGAETFRAGINAYLKKHQFDNTETTDLWDAIEESSRQPARALMDTWVFQPGYPLLSVRVEGSEVIVSQQIFRYLQDGSDVDRRWQVPIFLRARTANGNHVHTALLTGNELRIALPTPPEWVVANAGGHGFYRVRYSQDLLHRLTANLYENLSAVERFNLVNDTWATAQAGLVPMTTYLDLLQLFRNETDHNVWTAILGSCHYLYRLLDAQQRPALQTFLRNLLAPIVQKLGWEPYPGEHELLSQARGELIGALGTLGDDPTIQAEARVRYEQYKKDHTAVDRNIVPALVSILSHTGGAAEYAEFTQTFKTAKTPQEETRYLFALAAFRPADLFEQALQLTLNGEVRTQNAPYLMRSLLMNTDRRERAWAFLKANWEEMGRQYPDNSIVRMCEGIVSLATPALEADAQEFFATHPVKQGTKTMEQHLEKLRVAVAAKQREGAQVEDYLRKMS; this is encoded by the coding sequence ATGTCAGATGCACGCACCTATGGATCGGTGGCCATCGACGAGTCATCGTACAAACTTCCCGCTACCGTGCGCCCGGAGCGATACCAGATCCGCCTGACCCCGGATCTCTCCGCGTTCACCTTTGCCGGTGAGGAAACCGTCTCCCTCCGTATTCTCGCATCCGTCACGGAAATCGTTCTGAATGCGGCGGAACTCCAGATTCACACCGCCGCCGTCCAGTTGCACAACGGCAGCACCATTCCGGGGACCGTCGCCCTCGATGAAATTAACGAGCGCGCCATGCTGACGTTTTCCCAACCACTACCGCCCGGATCTTGGCAACTGCACCTGACCTTCTCCGGGATATTGAACGACAAACTCCACGGCTTTTATCGCAGCTCCTATAAAGACGCCAACGGCCAAGAAAAGATGCTGGCGTCCACGCAGTTCGAATCGACCGACGCCCGACGCGCGTTTCCGTGTTGGGACGAACCCGCGCACAAAGCCGTGTTTCAAACCACACTAGTCATCCCCGACCACTTAACGGCGATCTCGAACACTTCGATCGTCCGCGAAACCGTGCTCCCCGACACCGGCTGCAAGGAAGTCGTTTTTGCCGACACTATCAAGATGTCCACCTATTTAGTGGCCTTCATCGTCGGAGAATTTCAAGGCACGGCCCCCGATCACGTCGATCATGCGCCACTGCGGGTCTGGGCCGTCCCGGGGAAACAGCACCTCGCCAAGTTCGGCCAAGAGATCGGCGTCGCTTCGCTGAAATTCTTTAGCGAGTATTACAACTACCCCTACCCTGGCGACAAACTCGATCTCATCGCCATTCCCGACTTCGCCTCCGGTGCCATGGAGAACCTGGGTGCCATTACTTTTCGCGAAACCGCGCTCCTCGTCGATGAGCAGACTGCCGCGCGCAGCGAGATGGAACGGGTGGCGGACGTGGTCGCCCACGAAAACGCCCATATGTGGTTCGGGGACCTCGTCACCATGCGCTGGTGGAACGGCCTGTGGCTCAACGAGGCATTCGCCACGTTCATGGAAATGCTCGCCGTCGACCACTGTAAACCCGAGTGGCAACGCTGGACGAGTTTTTCCGTGTCTCGCGCTGCCGCCATGCTGGTCGACGGACTTAAGAGCACCCGGCCGATCGAATTTCCCGTGCATCGGCCCGAAGAAGCCGCCGGCATGTTCGATGTATTGACCTACGAAAAAGGCGCCGCAGTCCTCCGCATGCTGGAACAATACCTGGGAGCGGAGACGTTTCGCGCTGGCATCAACGCCTACTTAAAAAAACACCAATTCGACAACACCGAGACCACGGATCTCTGGGACGCGATCGAGGAATCTTCACGACAACCGGCACGGGCCTTGATGGACACGTGGGTGTTTCAGCCGGGCTATCCGCTGCTGAGTGTCCGTGTGGAAGGGTCTGAAGTGATCGTGTCTCAGCAGATCTTCCGCTATCTGCAAGACGGCAGCGATGTGGACCGGCGCTGGCAGGTGCCGATTTTCCTCCGTGCACGCACTGCCAACGGAAACCACGTCCACACTGCATTGTTGACCGGCAACGAGTTGCGCATCGCGCTCCCCACGCCCCCAGAATGGGTGGTGGCAAACGCCGGCGGGCACGGCTTTTACCGCGTGCGTTATTCCCAGGACCTGCTGCATCGCTTGACCGCCAACCTGTATGAGAATCTTTCCGCCGTCGAGCGCTTCAATCTCGTCAACGACACCTGGGCGACGGCGCAAGCCGGACTGGTGCCGATGACGACCTATCTCGACCTCCTGCAATTGTTCCGCAACGAGACCGACCATAACGTCTGGACTGCCATTCTCGGCTCGTGCCACTATCTGTACCGCTTGCTCGATGCTCAGCAACGTCCGGCTTTGCAAACGTTCCTCCGCAATCTCCTCGCGCCGATCGTGCAGAAACTCGGATGGGAACCGTACCCAGGCGAACACGAGTTGCTGAGCCAAGCGCGTGGCGAACTGATTGGGGCATTGGGCACCCTCGGCGACGATCCAACGATTCAAGCCGAGGCGCGCGTCCGTTACGAGCAGTACAAAAAGGACCACACTGCCGTCGATCGCAACATCGTCCCCGCGCTGGTGTCGATCTTGTCCCATACCGGTGGTGCGGCGGAGTACGCCGAATTTACCCAGACCTTCAAGACGGCCAAAACTCCGCAAGAGGAGACACGCTACCTCTTCGCGCTGGCGGCGTTTCGCCCGGCGGATCTCTTCGAGCAAGCTCTACAGTTGACGCTCAACGGCGAAGTGCGAACGCAGAACGCGCCTTATCTCATGCGTTCTCTCCTCATGAATACAGACAGACGCGAGCGCGCCTGGGCCTTCTTGAAAGCCAACTGGGAAGAGATGGGCCGTCAATATCCGGACAATTCCATCGTGCGCATGTGCGAAGGTATCGTCTCCCTTGCCACCCCAGCACTCGAAGCCGATGCCCAAGAATTCTTCGCCACCCATCCGGTCAAGCAAGGAACCAAAACCATGGAGCAGCACTTGGAAAAGCTCCGCGTCGCCGTCGCGGCAAAACAACGCGAGGGAGCGCAGGTAGAGGACTATTTACGCAAGATGTCGTAG
- a CDS encoding MlaE family lipid ABC transporter permease subunit, protein MPDKATRADAPVRSDGQSVVRLSTIPSPAALRNVVLHQARSGARVVVDLSSLAALTNLEAAMLLDMVREGKDQGVEVRLAGLSADARQSFVGLDAEILEYQGGATARFSIVERTGQITLDSIEAGRRLLEMIGEIVYWSCVAPWRGKGVKWDRTNEQIVKIGLDGVPIIAFLSFLIGAVLALNAASQLRQFGAAIYIANLVGVSVTREMGPLLTAIIVAGRSGAAITAELGTMVVSEEIDALRTMALSPGRFLLLPRIVALLCAVPCLTVLANLAGIVGGYWIGVAVLGLGSRNYLQQTAQALLINDLVTGMVKSVVFALLIGLVSCYRGFYVRGGAEGVGVNTTASVVTSIVLCILADAVFTTIFFYLD, encoded by the coding sequence ATGCCCGATAAAGCAACACGCGCTGACGCGCCGGTACGATCAGACGGACAGTCCGTCGTCCGCCTCTCGACTATCCCCTCACCTGCTGCGCTGCGTAATGTCGTCCTGCATCAAGCTCGCTCCGGCGCGCGCGTCGTGGTCGATCTTTCCAGCTTGGCTGCGCTCACGAACCTGGAAGCCGCCATGCTGCTCGACATGGTGCGCGAAGGCAAGGACCAGGGAGTAGAAGTGCGCCTCGCCGGACTCTCGGCGGATGCCCGCCAAAGCTTCGTCGGGCTCGACGCCGAAATCTTGGAGTACCAGGGCGGTGCCACAGCACGCTTCTCCATCGTCGAGCGGACGGGACAAATCACCCTGGACTCCATTGAGGCTGGGCGTCGTTTGTTGGAGATGATCGGAGAGATCGTCTACTGGTCGTGCGTAGCACCATGGCGCGGCAAAGGCGTCAAATGGGATCGCACCAATGAGCAAATCGTCAAAATCGGACTCGACGGCGTGCCGATCATCGCCTTTCTGTCGTTCTTAATCGGCGCGGTGTTGGCCCTCAATGCCGCCAGCCAACTCCGGCAATTCGGGGCCGCTATCTACATCGCAAACCTGGTCGGGGTTTCCGTCACTCGCGAGATGGGGCCGCTGCTGACGGCCATCATCGTGGCAGGCCGCAGCGGCGCAGCCATCACCGCAGAACTCGGTACCATGGTGGTCTCGGAAGAAATCGATGCCCTGCGCACCATGGCCTTGAGCCCAGGGCGATTCCTGCTCCTCCCGCGGATTGTGGCGCTGCTGTGCGCGGTGCCGTGTCTCACCGTGCTAGCGAACCTCGCCGGCATCGTGGGCGGGTATTGGATCGGGGTGGCGGTCTTGGGCTTGGGCAGCCGTAATTATCTGCAACAGACGGCGCAAGCCTTGCTGATAAACGACCTCGTCACTGGTATGGTCAAAAGCGTGGTTTTTGCACTCCTCATCGGCCTGGTCTCCTGCTATCGCGGGTTTTATGTGCGCGGCGGGGCCGAAGGAGTCGGCGTGAATACCACGGCTTCGGTGGTCACTTCCATCGTCCTCTGTATCCTCGCGGATGCCGTCTTTACCACCATTTTTTTCTATCTGGACTGA
- a CDS encoding ATP-binding cassette domain-containing protein: protein MTTTPYVQVEGLVARYGERTILDGVTFDAQRGEITVILGGSGCGKTTVLRHIVGLLTPASGRILIDGHDMHRLSEEEQEAMLRNIGMSFQAGALFNSMTLEDNIALPIIEHLHAAPRTARMLARMKLGLVGLERAAHLLPSEISGGMKKRAAVARALALNPTLLLFDELSAGLDPVTARELDELILSLKQQFDMAIVIVTHELGSIQMIADQAVMLHQGKVIASGPLREVQAAEHPQVRAFFDRRPRPSETRNGLLAAILAEEGDARG from the coding sequence ATGACCACAACTCCTTACGTACAAGTGGAAGGGCTCGTGGCTCGCTACGGCGAGCGCACTATCCTCGATGGCGTCACCTTCGATGCCCAGCGCGGAGAGATTACCGTCATCCTCGGCGGCAGCGGCTGCGGCAAAACCACAGTGCTGCGCCACATCGTCGGGCTCCTCACTCCGGCCTCTGGACGGATACTGATCGACGGGCACGACATGCACCGCCTCTCGGAAGAGGAACAGGAAGCGATGCTGCGCAACATCGGCATGTCGTTCCAAGCCGGCGCCTTATTTAATTCCATGACTCTGGAGGACAACATCGCTCTCCCGATCATCGAGCACCTGCATGCCGCTCCTCGGACAGCGCGCATGCTCGCGCGCATGAAACTCGGGCTGGTCGGCTTGGAACGCGCCGCCCACCTTCTCCCGTCAGAAATCAGCGGGGGCATGAAGAAGCGCGCCGCCGTCGCGCGTGCCTTGGCCTTGAACCCGACCCTGCTCTTGTTCGACGAACTCTCCGCTGGGCTGGACCCGGTCACTGCCCGCGAACTGGACGAACTGATCCTCAGTTTGAAGCAACAGTTCGATATGGCCATCGTGATTGTGACCCACGAATTGGGCAGCATCCAGATGATCGCCGATCAAGCCGTCATGCTGCACCAAGGCAAGGTCATCGCCTCGGGACCGCTACGCGAGGTGCAGGCCGCCGAACACCCGCAGGTACGCGCGTTCTTCGACCGCCGTCCGCGCCCGAGCGAGACGAGAAACGGCTTGCTGGCGGCGATTCTCGCCGAGGAAGGAGACGCCCGTGGGTAA
- a CDS encoding MCE family protein produces MGKTRLKVGLFVLISLIILVGAIVWLTGSRFLRQVAVYDIVFTKSVSGLLPGAAVEYQGVTVGKVERIRLTEDTPPQVVVSVALEPVTKVRQDTTAALLGSLVTGIRIVELEGGSPTTPLLEPGGVIPVRGGEFEEFRDRASQVAERLTNVLTRIEEDLLSAQNSAAITEFLRNAARLSESLRVSLDDVSTAESRASLKAMVDNIAQAAASMKHVTDAINDMRGELLKDGKSMIAQVQQTAADTATLAKDVAQLTRQLNELVGENRQEIKQALTNLAETSRALKATADSVQSDPSTLIWGHHLPEKDIPDQ; encoded by the coding sequence GTGGGTAAAACTCGGCTCAAGGTCGGGCTCTTCGTCTTAATCAGTCTGATCATTTTAGTAGGGGCGATCGTCTGGCTCACTGGCTCGCGGTTCTTACGCCAAGTCGCCGTGTACGACATCGTTTTCACCAAGTCGGTCAGCGGACTCCTTCCCGGCGCGGCAGTCGAGTATCAAGGAGTCACGGTCGGGAAGGTCGAGCGTATTCGCCTCACTGAGGACACCCCCCCCCAAGTTGTGGTCTCGGTAGCGCTGGAGCCAGTCACGAAAGTACGGCAAGACACCACAGCGGCACTGCTGGGTTCCTTGGTCACCGGCATCCGCATTGTCGAACTCGAAGGCGGATCGCCAACCACCCCGCTGCTCGAACCGGGCGGCGTGATTCCAGTCCGTGGCGGAGAGTTCGAGGAGTTTCGTGACCGCGCCAGTCAGGTAGCGGAACGGCTAACGAATGTCCTGACGCGGATTGAGGAAGACCTGCTGAGTGCGCAAAATAGTGCCGCCATCACCGAGTTTTTACGAAACGCGGCGCGCTTGAGCGAAAGCCTGCGCGTCTCGCTCGACGATGTCTCGACAGCAGAGTCGCGGGCTTCGCTGAAAGCCATGGTCGATAACATCGCCCAGGCGGCAGCCAGCATGAAGCACGTCACCGACGCGATTAATGACATGCGCGGCGAACTCCTCAAAGACGGCAAATCCATGATTGCCCAAGTGCAGCAAACCGCCGCCGATACCGCGACCCTCGCCAAAGACGTCGCGCAATTGACTCGTCAGCTCAATGAACTGGTCGGCGAGAATCGCCAAGAGATCAAGCAAGCGTTGACCAATCTGGCCGAAACCTCTCGTGCCCTGAAAGCCACGGCGGATTCGGTGCAAAGCGATCCCTCGACCCTCATTTGGGGGCACCATCTGCCCGAGAAAGATATTCCGGACCAATGA
- a CDS encoding membrane integrity-associated transporter subunit PqiC, translating into MRTITQTMHRQWSIVLCGLFFCGCSLTKPQLEVRHYTLEIALPEAGSATALATLVVRPFSAQDPYSQERLVYRTSPYQLDFYNYHRWAAAPPEQIADWTRRYLRGAALFARVYPTGEGAADFALSGKIRRLEEVDRDQTWEAVLGIDFWLTRAEQRTPVWFQSYTAVQQATKRNPAAVAEAISRNLETILGKLAADLAPAVAVPPGP; encoded by the coding sequence ATGAGAACGATCACGCAGACCATGCACCGGCAGTGGAGCATCGTATTATGTGGCCTCTTCTTCTGCGGTTGTAGCCTCACAAAGCCGCAGCTGGAGGTGCGCCACTACACCCTGGAAATCGCTCTCCCAGAAGCCGGCAGTGCAACGGCACTAGCGACCCTCGTCGTGCGTCCGTTCTCGGCCCAAGACCCGTATAGCCAAGAGCGGCTCGTGTATCGCACCTCGCCTTATCAACTCGACTTTTATAATTACCACCGTTGGGCAGCGGCACCGCCGGAGCAAATTGCCGACTGGACCCGCCGCTATCTGCGCGGCGCTGCGCTGTTCGCCAGAGTCTATCCGACTGGAGAAGGCGCTGCCGACTTTGCCCTGAGCGGAAAAATTCGCCGCCTCGAAGAGGTGGATCGTGACCAAACGTGGGAGGCCGTGCTCGGCATCGACTTCTGGTTGACGCGTGCCGAACAGCGCACGCCGGTGTGGTTTCAGTCCTATACCGCTGTCCAGCAAGCGACGAAACGCAATCCCGCCGCTGTGGCCGAAGCCATAAGCCGCAACTTGGAAACCATCCTCGGCAAGCTCGCCGCTGACCTCGCGCCAGCTGTGGCCGTGCCGCCGGGGCCGTGA
- a CDS encoding amidohydrolase family protein — protein MFRHRRASPAVATNPHLRFTGMGHKTGWYYNVFAGMGTQMAFTTFFQYGVFDRFPNFKLVALESGAGWVGFWIDRMDAFYKVPVGASCKLKELPSTYLRKQCWVSADPDERALSYQVDYIGADRLMWATDYPHPDHGGHYVRELKEMIAPLSPSVQKKIAGENVRQLYKI, from the coding sequence TTGTTCCGACACCGGCGGGCGTCTCCTGCGGTGGCCACTAATCCCCATTTGCGCTTCACCGGCATGGGTCACAAAACCGGCTGGTACTACAACGTCTTCGCCGGCATGGGGACGCAGATGGCGTTCACCACCTTTTTTCAATATGGCGTGTTCGACCGTTTCCCCAACTTCAAACTCGTTGCGCTCGAGTCCGGCGCGGGCTGGGTCGGGTTCTGGATCGACCGCATGGACGCCTTCTACAAAGTGCCGGTGGGCGCATCCTGCAAGCTCAAAGAGCTGCCCAGCACCTACCTGCGCAAGCAATGTTGGGTCAGTGCCGACCCCGACGAACGCGCGCTGAGTTACCAAGTCGACTACATCGGCGCGGATCGCTTGATGTGGGCCACCGATTACCCGCATCCCGACCACGGCGGTCACTACGTGCGGGAACTCAAAGAGATGATTGCCCCGTTGTCGCCGTCGGTACAGAAAAAAATCGCGGGCGAAAACGTCAGGCAGTTGTACAAGATCTAA
- a CDS encoding tetratricopeptide repeat protein produces the protein MLAKLRNPLVWVWGTLLVGIGVNLLSNVIGESFAAFVRQHFPLIGSGFVLLTVVTWRAEKAHRRAEAFTHFSLLTEAHTLDPEQDLKFQSMKSGKAATDPKARPFYDKYIPRHLVAHEVLLHTKHDEPIKLQEQQLASFLRAKQSLTIIGQSREGKTRTLFEVLRLLAASTTTAPLAKQSLWTKLRVLWPDSGDYTVVQPILGKKIPPDHAFDIFKGRHVIVFLNDFHHYVGSAPDLNAFCEAIAGKNKDNAASWVVAATCRDGPELHAVQQATSAEGRFFHEKIRHKLRLLPVEEDAQRRLHAETGKPWNGPYATLGDVVMEGADEEMQVRFTNLPLLCQEVLRALKLCHAAGIRPYTTERLDAVLHHIFKRTDWQSRDALQLLADQSFLDRHVLPDAIFPGPAHLEHLVEYPRHHGQVQPDFPLLIDALATLEDIDGLETLGRVFFANGDEANARACFERVAAHQPEFIATLRARADEAHANKRYQAAMQAWSYLLLLQPEDQNAWYEKGHNLLAHLGHPTEALAAFEKSIELNPKDADAWTKKGICLSGLGRHADAFIAYNHATALNRNHPLAWYNKGICLKAMGRLADALAAFEHATTCNPNHVAAWTGKGVCLREMGRFADALAAYERANTCDSKNTDAWYNKGVCLLDLKRFPEALAACDRVLALDPKDADAWTNKGNCLSDMGRLSDALITYNHATALNRNHPLAWYNKGICLKAMGRLADALAAYEQAIRCNPKDADVWYNKGVCLYDMGRPADALAAYEQAATRNPKDADVWTNRGICLRDLGHHAEALDAHRGATKLDPSNPKHWRLMARTATACGDTLLAEKANLEAARLEREESGK, from the coding sequence ATGTTAGCGAAACTACGAAATCCGCTGGTCTGGGTCTGGGGAACGCTGCTGGTTGGCATCGGCGTGAACTTGCTGTCGAATGTCATCGGCGAGTCGTTCGCAGCTTTTGTCCGTCAGCATTTTCCGTTGATCGGCTCTGGGTTCGTGCTCCTCACCGTCGTCACGTGGCGTGCCGAGAAAGCCCACCGCCGCGCCGAAGCCTTTACGCACTTCTCGCTGCTCACAGAAGCGCACACACTTGATCCCGAGCAGGACCTGAAGTTCCAGTCGATGAAGTCCGGCAAAGCGGCGACGGACCCAAAGGCCCGGCCATTCTACGACAAGTACATCCCCCGCCATCTGGTCGCTCATGAAGTGCTCCTCCACACCAAGCACGACGAACCGATCAAGTTGCAAGAACAACAGTTGGCAAGTTTCCTACGCGCCAAGCAAAGCCTCACGATCATCGGCCAATCGCGCGAGGGCAAGACGCGCACACTGTTCGAGGTCCTCCGCCTCCTTGCAGCCTCGACCACAACCGCGCCGCTGGCCAAGCAGTCACTGTGGACCAAGCTGCGCGTGCTGTGGCCGGATTCTGGAGACTATACCGTCGTGCAGCCGATCCTCGGCAAGAAAATACCACCGGATCATGCCTTCGACATTTTCAAAGGGCGGCATGTCATCGTCTTCCTCAACGATTTCCATCACTACGTCGGCAGTGCACCGGACCTGAATGCCTTCTGTGAGGCCATCGCAGGCAAGAACAAAGACAACGCCGCCTCCTGGGTGGTGGCTGCGACCTGTCGCGATGGACCCGAGCTGCACGCCGTGCAACAAGCCACCAGTGCCGAAGGGCGTTTCTTTCACGAGAAGATCCGGCATAAATTGCGGCTGCTCCCGGTCGAGGAAGACGCCCAGCGACGGCTGCACGCCGAGACCGGCAAACCCTGGAACGGCCCCTACGCGACGTTAGGCGATGTGGTGATGGAAGGCGCGGATGAAGAGATGCAGGTTCGCTTCACCAATCTCCCGCTGTTGTGCCAAGAGGTGTTGCGTGCCTTGAAACTCTGCCACGCGGCGGGGATTCGCCCCTACACTACGGAGCGCTTGGATGCCGTACTGCATCACATCTTCAAACGGACGGACTGGCAGAGCCGCGATGCACTGCAACTGCTGGCCGACCAATCGTTTCTTGACCGGCACGTGCTGCCGGATGCGATCTTTCCCGGCCCGGCGCATCTCGAACATTTGGTGGAGTATCCACGCCATCACGGCCAGGTGCAGCCAGACTTCCCCCTGCTCATCGACGCCCTGGCCACGCTCGAAGACATCGACGGACTCGAAACCTTGGGGCGAGTGTTCTTTGCCAACGGGGACGAAGCCAACGCCCGCGCCTGCTTCGAGAGAGTCGCTGCCCACCAGCCTGAATTTATTGCTACCCTCCGCGCCCGTGCCGACGAGGCACACGCCAATAAGCGCTACCAGGCAGCTATGCAAGCGTGGAGTTATCTTCTGCTGCTCCAGCCTGAAGATCAAAATGCTTGGTACGAAAAAGGACATAACCTACTGGCACATCTAGGGCATCCAACCGAAGCCCTGGCCGCGTTCGAGAAATCTATTGAACTCAACCCCAAAGATGCCGACGCGTGGACCAAAAAGGGCATCTGTCTCTCTGGGCTGGGGCGGCACGCCGACGCCTTTATCGCCTACAACCATGCCACTGCCCTCAACCGCAACCATCCCCTCGCGTGGTACAATAAGGGCATCTGTCTCAAAGCCATGGGCAGGCTCGCTGATGCCCTCGCCGCCTTCGAGCATGCCACGACCTGCAACCCCAACCATGTCGCCGCCTGGACCGGCAAAGGCGTCTGTCTCCGTGAAATGGGTCGTTTCGCTGATGCCCTTGCCGCCTACGAACGGGCTAATACTTGCGACTCTAAGAATACTGACGCGTGGTACAACAAAGGCGTCTGTCTCCTGGATCTGAAGCGCTTCCCTGAGGCTCTCGCCGCCTGCGACCGAGTCCTCGCCCTCGACCCCAAAGATGCCGACGCGTGGACCAACAAGGGCAACTGTCTCTCTGACATGGGTCGGCTCTCCGACGCCCTTATCACCTACAACCATGCCACTGCCCTCAACCGCAACCATCCCCTCGCGTGGTACAATAAGGGCATCTGTCTCAAAGCCATGGGCAGGCTCGCTGATGCCCTCGCCGCCTATGAACAAGCTATCAGATGTAACCCGAAAGATGCCGACGTGTGGTACAATAAGGGCGTCTGTCTCTATGATATGGGTCGGCCTGCTGATGCTCTTGCTGCCTACGAGCAGGCTGCCACTCGTAACCCCAAAGATGCCGACGTGTGGACCAACAGGGGTATCTGTCTCCGTGACCTGGGCCATCACGCCGAGGCGCTAGATGCTCATCGGGGCGCAACGAAATTGGATCCGTCAAATCCAAAACATTGGCGACTTATGGCTCGCACCGCGACCGCTTGCGGCGATACGCTCCTGGCGGAGAAGGCGAATCTGGAGGCGGCGAGGTTGGAGAGGGAGGAAAGTGGAAAGTGA
- a CDS encoding CoA transferase yields MEQTLQRPLQGIRVIDLTIWVQGPLASMMLADLGAEVIKVEKPGQGDFARGANLMFGQPQKLPDGRSLMFEIVNRNKKAISVDLHRPEGQAVFHRLVEHADVLVTNLHPATLREFRVDRETLLGINPQLIYAHATGFGPQGPHAEDPCQDTVGMARSGFMFNTPTPQGTPIYPTGALSDILSGTMLGFGVLAALLARERLGISQAVWSSQLSAMMWMQYYNVAQYANMGADFEPYDRTTVANPLMNLYRCADGLWIACGMAVAQRFWPEFCAVMGLAEIEHDPRFLSDKRRATNRGELIPILDTAFAMQPRGHWEQIFREKGFWFSVVNHVSDLPQDLQVQANNYIVELDSGLKTVAFPFALEKTPAPLTKGAPEFSQHTDEILQQVCGYSEEEILALKEKEVAW; encoded by the coding sequence ATGGAACAGACACTGCAGAGACCGTTGCAAGGCATTCGTGTGATCGACCTGACGATTTGGGTGCAGGGGCCGCTGGCGTCGATGATGCTGGCCGACCTTGGTGCCGAAGTCATCAAGGTCGAGAAACCTGGACAAGGCGACTTTGCGCGTGGCGCGAATTTGATGTTCGGCCAGCCGCAGAAGCTGCCGGATGGCCGCAGCCTGATGTTTGAGATCGTCAACCGCAACAAGAAGGCGATCAGTGTGGATCTCCACCGCCCGGAAGGGCAAGCCGTCTTTCATCGTCTGGTGGAACACGCCGATGTACTGGTGACCAATCTTCATCCGGCCACGCTGCGCGAGTTCCGGGTGGACCGCGAGACATTGCTCGGCATCAATCCACAGCTCATCTACGCGCACGCCACTGGGTTTGGACCGCAGGGACCGCACGCAGAAGACCCGTGCCAGGACACGGTCGGCATGGCGCGGTCCGGGTTTATGTTCAATACACCGACGCCCCAGGGCACCCCGATCTATCCGACGGGTGCGTTGAGCGATATTCTCTCCGGCACCATGCTAGGGTTTGGCGTCTTGGCTGCGCTGCTCGCTCGCGAACGCTTGGGTATTTCGCAGGCCGTCTGGTCCTCGCAACTCAGCGCCATGATGTGGATGCAGTATTACAACGTGGCGCAATACGCCAACATGGGCGCGGACTTCGAGCCGTATGACCGGACGACGGTGGCTAATCCGTTGATGAATCTCTATCGCTGCGCCGATGGTCTGTGGATCGCGTGCGGGATGGCGGTGGCGCAGCGCTTCTGGCCCGAGTTCTGCGCCGTCATGGGGCTGGCCGAGATTGAGCACGATCCGCGCTTTCTGAGCGATAAACGGCGGGCGACGAATCGCGGCGAGCTGATTCCCATACTCGACACCGCCTTTGCCATGCAGCCGCGAGGGCATTGGGAGCAGATCTTCCGTGAAAAAGGCTTCTGGTTCTCAGTGGTCAACCACGTCAGTGACCTGCCGCAGGACTTGCAAGTGCAAGCCAACAACTACATCGTCGAGCTCGATTCCGGCCTCAAGACCGTGGCTTTTCCCTTCGCCCTAGAGAAAACTCCGGCCCCGCTGACTAAAGGTGCGCCGGAGTTCAGCCAGCACACCGACGAGATTCTTCAGCAAGTCTGCGGTTACAGCGAAGAAGAAATCCTCGCGCTCAAAGAGAAAGAAGTTGCGTGGTGA